The following are encoded in a window of Halorarum salinum genomic DNA:
- a CDS encoding lipopolysaccharide biosynthesis protein, which translates to MAAATANLSIRRESLISAASNVVLVAVHLATLALLTRALGSTGLGAYFYAISASFIAIIPSRELSEIMRKRASEVDSSSAEFFGLAQAGTALYLIAFAGALLLAAPTLVARTPLTGPTVLAFGVYTAVLTQSAMSTRLYDAAGSPGASMVAQSLRETAFLGGVLALVWFGAASPRSVLLLGAGIHLSAALCIYVLVGLVPRLPSRESLASGAEFGKWSFPTGIASHLWEQAPTLLMGVVLGGSAVATYETAKRVAMVGSYLATCINDPLLVKISAMDTADEDVLDYVRLAIDYTPSVAIPAVFLMAPVASELLLVAAGPEYATAGLVLLGVASIHVLSGVKTPIAAAIHGVDRPRYVFYLTAATLVAGVPAVVLGAAAGGVEGVVLALVALELAGVVGSEVAARYAFGRVVLPETFHLQFGAAAAAGALVWAASHALDVTPVSTLGPVLAVGTAVHFGLFALASEQFRAGSVRTLRDLSGFLGARTSV; encoded by the coding sequence ATGGCAGCCGCTACGGCGAACCTGAGCATCAGGCGCGAATCGTTGATCTCCGCGGCCTCGAACGTCGTCCTCGTCGCCGTCCACCTGGCGACCCTCGCGCTCCTCACCCGGGCGCTGGGCTCGACGGGGCTGGGCGCGTACTTCTACGCGATCTCGGCGTCGTTCATCGCGATCATCCCCTCCCGGGAGCTCAGCGAGATCATGCGCAAGCGGGCGAGCGAGGTCGACTCCTCGAGCGCGGAGTTCTTCGGCCTCGCGCAGGCCGGGACGGCGCTGTACCTCATCGCGTTCGCGGGCGCGTTGCTCCTCGCCGCGCCGACCCTCGTGGCCCGGACGCCGCTCACGGGGCCGACCGTGCTCGCGTTCGGCGTCTACACGGCCGTGCTCACCCAGTCGGCGATGTCGACCCGACTCTACGACGCCGCCGGCAGCCCCGGCGCGTCGATGGTGGCCCAGTCGCTCCGCGAGACGGCGTTCCTCGGGGGCGTGCTCGCCCTCGTCTGGTTCGGGGCGGCCTCCCCCCGGTCGGTGCTCCTGCTGGGCGCCGGCATCCATCTCTCCGCGGCGCTTTGCATCTACGTGCTCGTCGGGCTCGTCCCGCGGCTCCCGTCCCGCGAGTCGCTGGCCAGCGGGGCCGAGTTCGGCAAGTGGAGCTTCCCGACCGGCATCGCGAGCCACCTCTGGGAGCAGGCGCCCACGCTGCTGATGGGGGTCGTCCTCGGCGGGTCTGCGGTCGCCACCTACGAGACGGCAAAGCGCGTCGCGATGGTCGGCTCGTACCTCGCGACCTGCATCAACGACCCGCTGCTTGTGAAGATCAGCGCGATGGACACGGCCGACGAGGACGTACTCGACTACGTCAGGCTGGCGATCGACTACACCCCGAGCGTCGCCATCCCGGCGGTGTTCCTGATGGCGCCGGTCGCGTCGGAACTCCTGCTCGTGGCGGCCGGCCCCGAGTACGCGACGGCGGGGCTGGTGCTGCTCGGCGTGGCCTCGATCCACGTGCTCTCGGGAGTGAAGACGCCGATCGCGGCGGCGATCCACGGCGTCGACCGGCCGCGGTACGTGTTCTACCTGACCGCCGCGACGCTCGTCGCCGGGGTGCCCGCGGTCGTCCTCGGCGCGGCGGCCGGCGGCGTCGAGGGGGTCGTCCTCGCGCTGGTCGCGCTCGAACTGGCGGGCGTCGTCGGCTCGGAGGTCGCCGCCCGGTACGCGTTCGGCCGGGTCGTCCTCCCCGAGACGTTCCACCTCCAGTTCGGGGCGGCGGCGGCCGCCGGCGCGCTCGTCTGGGCCGCCAGCCACGCGCTCGACGTGACGCCCGTCTCGACGCTCGGCCCCGTGCTCGCGGTCGGTACGGCCGTCCACTTCGGCCTGTTCGCGCTCGCGAGCGAGCAGTTCCGCGCCGGGTCGGTGCGGACGCTCCGGGATCTCTCCGGATTCCTCGGCGCGCGGACGTCCGTCTGA
- a CDS encoding glycosyltransferase family protein, which yields MRVLVVPEFYRPDDASANGTVSDAVAWIREWLDRDPRMHVYVLAPPRESAGYEPADLLGDRGRVTLVEAEPPLSDLDRREPCTETGYSAAQLRAIRRRVFDVDAYVDVVVDQLRTGRTTLYKWLLDHSDQWAAAVRPFDVVANVHDLQLPFKHRYCSYRNGFQFRMEAAAAAFADGVWFTAGVDADGFRERATFLADDVVESAAGDAVVAGSPIRFDRFDERYADEPRWFHLAGSFWAKKNADRLFAVAETLRERFGVRTLLTSMDPIPDRYRERDWVEAHGEASRGTYERALDRGDVAVCASEYETMARTPFEQAASGQVLVVRDAPWVAECVPDDHPFAGSLDELPDLAARAVEGWSAAVEANRRLVDHARRVRGADACGRRTHRDLRRRVEGKTERYGRGKRPAVVARAARDCGDRFPLDDVLDRTAAYTGDGRPLPERESYAFVDLVYTLRALGFEDEGNPGTPTFRRR from the coding sequence ATGCGCGTGCTGGTCGTCCCGGAGTTCTACCGGCCGGACGACGCGAGCGCCAACGGGACGGTGAGCGACGCGGTCGCCTGGATCCGCGAGTGGCTCGACCGCGACCCGAGGATGCACGTCTACGTGCTCGCCCCGCCGCGCGAGTCGGCGGGGTACGAGCCGGCGGATCTCCTCGGGGACCGCGGGCGCGTGACGCTCGTCGAGGCCGAGCCGCCCCTCTCGGACCTCGACCGTCGGGAGCCGTGCACCGAGACCGGCTACTCGGCCGCCCAGCTCCGGGCGATCCGGCGGCGCGTCTTCGACGTCGACGCCTACGTCGACGTGGTCGTCGACCAGCTCCGGACCGGCCGGACGACGCTGTACAAGTGGCTCCTCGACCACTCGGACCAGTGGGCCGCCGCGGTCCGCCCGTTCGACGTCGTGGCGAACGTCCACGACCTCCAGCTCCCGTTCAAACACCGCTACTGCTCGTACCGCAACGGCTTCCAGTTCCGGATGGAGGCGGCCGCCGCGGCGTTCGCCGACGGCGTCTGGTTCACCGCGGGCGTCGACGCGGACGGGTTCCGCGAGCGCGCGACGTTCCTCGCGGACGACGTGGTCGAGTCGGCGGCGGGGGACGCCGTCGTCGCCGGCAGTCCGATCAGGTTCGACCGGTTCGACGAGCGCTACGCCGACGAGCCGCGGTGGTTCCACCTCGCCGGGTCGTTCTGGGCGAAGAAGAACGCCGACCGGCTGTTCGCCGTCGCGGAGACGCTCCGCGAGCGGTTCGGCGTCCGGACGCTCCTGACCAGCATGGACCCCATCCCCGACCGCTATCGGGAACGCGACTGGGTCGAGGCCCACGGGGAGGCCTCCAGGGGAACCTACGAGCGGGCCCTCGACAGGGGGGACGTCGCCGTCTGCGCGAGCGAGTACGAGACGATGGCCCGGACCCCGTTCGAGCAGGCCGCCTCGGGACAGGTGCTCGTCGTCCGGGACGCCCCCTGGGTCGCCGAGTGCGTGCCCGACGACCACCCGTTCGCGGGGTCGCTCGACGAACTCCCGGACCTCGCGGCCCGGGCCGTCGAGGGCTGGTCTGCCGCGGTCGAGGCGAACCGCCGGCTCGTCGACCACGCCCGTCGAGTCCGGGGCGCCGACGCCTGCGGCCGGCGGACCCACCGGGACCTGCGGCGACGCGTCGAGGGGAAGACCGAACGGTACGGCCGGGGGAAGCGCCCGGCGGTCGTCGCGCGGGCGGCCCGGGACTGCGGGGACCGGTTCCCCCTCGACGACGTGCTCGATCGGACCGCCGCGTACACGGGCGACGGCCGGCCGCTCCCGGAGCGGGAGTCGTACGCGTTCGTCGACCTCGTGTACACGCTGCGGGCGCTCGGGTTCGAGGACGAGGGGAACCCTGGGACGCCGACCTTCCGGCGGCGGTGA
- a CDS encoding dihydrolipoyl dehydrogenase translates to MEEFDFLVVGSGSGLDVANVAAERGRSVAVVEKGPLGGTCLNRGCIPSKMLLYHADVLETVERAGEFGVDAEVRGVSFEEIVREVNDEVHEDAESIRRGLESSERHRLYAGEGRFVDERTLEIAGGEDDGARIRAETVLVAAGTRPAVPAIDGLEDVDYLTSTEALRLTEPPDRLLIVGGGYVAAELAHFFGTFGSEVTIVGRRPALLPDADEEVARAFTDRYAERFDVHTGYEATAASESGGTVTVEARPFTYGNDGEGGGQNATADGEADPIAVSGDELLLAAGRVPNTDVLNVAAAGVETDERGFVETDEYLRTTAEGVWALGDVVGEYLLKHSANHEARAVARNVFGDRMQPVDYAAMPFAVFASPEVAGVGVTEGELRAADREYGVSTYRYEDTARGNAMKAEGFVKPLVDPEGSILGCHIVGPDASALIQEVVVAMKAGSGTVRDLRESVHIHPALPEVVQRAFAGGFHRGGEHGHDHEHGHDHEHR, encoded by the coding sequence ATGGAGGAGTTCGACTTCCTGGTCGTGGGCTCGGGGTCCGGACTCGACGTGGCGAACGTGGCGGCCGAGCGCGGACGGTCCGTCGCCGTCGTCGAGAAGGGGCCCCTCGGCGGCACCTGCCTCAACCGGGGCTGCATCCCCTCGAAGATGCTGCTGTACCACGCCGACGTCCTCGAGACGGTCGAGCGCGCCGGCGAGTTCGGCGTCGACGCCGAGGTCAGGGGCGTCTCGTTCGAGGAGATCGTCCGCGAGGTGAACGACGAGGTCCACGAGGACGCCGAGTCGATCCGGCGCGGGCTCGAGTCCTCCGAGCGGCACAGGCTGTACGCGGGCGAGGGGCGCTTCGTCGACGAGCGCACGCTCGAGATCGCGGGCGGCGAGGACGACGGCGCCCGCATCCGGGCGGAGACGGTGCTCGTCGCGGCCGGAACTCGCCCCGCCGTCCCGGCCATCGACGGCCTCGAGGACGTCGACTACCTCACGAGCACCGAGGCGCTCCGGTTGACGGAGCCGCCGGACCGCCTCCTGATCGTCGGCGGCGGCTACGTCGCCGCGGAGCTCGCCCACTTCTTCGGCACGTTCGGGAGCGAGGTGACGATCGTGGGACGCAGGCCGGCCCTGCTGCCCGACGCCGACGAGGAGGTCGCCCGGGCGTTCACCGACCGGTACGCGGAGCGGTTCGACGTGCACACGGGCTACGAGGCGACCGCCGCGTCCGAGTCCGGCGGGACCGTGACAGTCGAGGCGCGGCCGTTCACCTACGGCAACGACGGCGAGGGAGGCGGGCAGAACGCGACCGCGGACGGCGAGGCCGATCCCATCGCCGTCTCGGGCGACGAACTGCTGCTGGCCGCCGGGCGCGTGCCGAACACGGACGTGCTGAACGTCGCGGCCGCCGGCGTCGAGACCGACGAGCGCGGGTTCGTCGAGACCGACGAGTACCTCCGGACGACCGCCGAGGGGGTCTGGGCGCTCGGCGACGTCGTCGGCGAGTACCTGCTGAAACACAGCGCCAACCACGAGGCCCGCGCCGTCGCGCGGAACGTATTCGGGGACCGGATGCAGCCGGTCGACTACGCCGCGATGCCGTTCGCCGTCTTCGCCTCCCCCGAGGTCGCGGGCGTGGGCGTGACCGAGGGGGAACTCCGCGCGGCGGACCGCGAGTACGGTGTCTCCACGTACCGCTACGAGGACACCGCCCGCGGGAACGCGATGAAGGCCGAGGGGTTCGTGAAGCCCCTGGTCGACCCCGAGGGGTCGATCCTCGGCTGTCACATCGTCGGCCCGGACGCCTCGGCGCTGATCCAGGAGGTCGTCGTGGCGATGAAGGCCGGGTCCGGGACCGTCCGGGACCTCAGGGAGTCGGTCCACATCCACCCGGCGCTCCCCGAGGTCGTCCAGCGAGCGTTCGCCGGCGGGTTCCACCGGGGTGGCGAGCACGGGCACGACCACGAGCACGGGCACGACCACGAGCACCGGTAA